In Acetonema longum DSM 6540, the genomic window AAAACAAGGCCTCCCCTGATAATCAGGAGAGACCTTTTGCTGTTTAGATGATCTTACCGCTGAGAGCTGAAGCAATCGCGGCAATAAACCGGACGGTCACCGGTAGGACGGAAAGGAACCTGGGTGGTTACGCCGCAAGCGCTGCAAACAGCTTCATGCATTTCGCGCTGGGGACGGCCACCAGTGCGGCCGCCGGCATTTTGTTTGCGGGCTGCACGGCAGGAAGGGCAACGGCCCGGTTCATTGGTGAATCCTTTGGAAGCATAGAATTCTTGTTCGGAAGCGGAGAACACGAAT contains:
- a CDS encoding zinc-ribbon domain containing protein; translation: MTEDKTLTCRDCGAEFVFSASEQEFYASKGFTNEPGRCPSCRAARKQNAGGRTGGRPQREMHEAVCSACGVTTQVPFRPTGDRPVYCRDCFSSQR